In the Pleurodeles waltl isolate 20211129_DDA chromosome 3_1, aPleWal1.hap1.20221129, whole genome shotgun sequence genome, TGTTCAAACGAgtaccagaggcaccaaaacacgggttgcacacaatccaaaactggtcggaatgacagagaccagtcacactccaaatgtcccagcagtgttgctccaaaatgctgcatcatgtgctcacgacacagctgcgctgatgggagcgcccaaaTTGGATCTtgtcgcggcgggacagccattgcggaagaacaacagcaacagcaaaacaccagccaataaagccaaagtgatcggaaatcccccaaagatgcttccgaaaatagaatgtatagccgaaggtatcaaaccaaatatagaagagaaggcatgagcaaacccaacaccaacggctttgaaaaaatgtgcaattccagcagtgctggacgcattaaatatacatctcacgagttcaccaaagtggctcggaaagttagtatttaaaagggactgtatttctgctgatgacctcgccacctgaagtgcgtaggtcttgcgtgcagatgtaagggccacatgcttttgaaacaatagagcctttagtcgactcaacttgtcgaaattcaccttggaagtagcaatgtgaggccagatgtctgctacctccctaaattgagtggggggaaacaacacatttccgcagcacgtaacggccttggtgacaacgaccacgtaaactattccggcacgcttgccacaacaggcttcactgttaagaaggacgtagctgccgtttgaaagcacctggaatgtgttattaatcacggggactggaactccctttagatagcaagctaaattcgcgaccaaggcattacacgccccatgcaaggacagctgcttacaaaccatcgaatggctgacagaagtttcacattcgctaccgctaagaaaaacctccctcataccattaagacatctgtataaaaagggaagctcccacacctcatgtatgtaactgtctcccaatttttcatatctgcccaccggaatatgcttcaaacaagaagtgaattgcagagtagaAATAGCcaaatttataaccccgtgtattaaccattcagtcgacggaatctcagccacagtaaaaggcaacttttcaaatttttcaatatttaacatgacatatgtCACCTCCTTTTTAACCATCAGCTGCtgctgacgtgtcaaattaaaggaaaaaaatatctccctggctctgatgtgctgccatggaacgcgacccgccttcaatgtctgtagagtccaacccaactgcataatggaccgcgtttgactctgcccatgatataaagaagacatatccgatctaataatgtctatagcagaggaaacaatattgTCATCAtatatacacggtcggacagggtatgcatcccattatccacaacagacaatgcttgtttcaaattttcctgatctatctgcctcaaccgggccgctgcctcctgctgtgagagtttccatatctcattgtatacttcatacaaaaaacgtttcttccggggcactcttggacctgacaaaaaatcttgcaagtcagtataattagacagtaaagtgagatgtgtcttaactgcatctagcgtggatgactttaaccattgttgacaaagtttccccacactatatgtagtaatgatatcagcatgctctggtgatatgtAGCAAGGGTCCACCCTACTGGTCCGGAAACCTCCTGAAgaagtgacaaaacgttgatgacacccattagtgtctatgggccacaataaccacccgcccggacgtgtcaatgaagtgttaagcgtaccattctggacccagtctataagctcactaaatgtggcatttatataatgttgccaatcttttaatttggaagggacaggtatgccaggcatatttaactccctaatcgtcgctaagcctaaacagctagtctgttgtacagtgtcatttaagaaaatcatctggacagtattaatacatgccctaaacaatgtgtccctaccccgcatttgccaatcttttgttccccaaacacttttcaaatcaatagttttggaccaatattcatacccctcaaccgatagcttggatacaaacaaatttgaatacagtaatttagtatagtCAACAACATCTGCTTATTAACATGCGGAGTAactctaaaataatatgacttagcattttgttgatgatgcccagaaaaatatgcaaatttttcagaataagttttagaactcccctatggatttgaacttggtactcactttccttatactcaaatattgatttagggctacttgctttatgaataaaatggtatccataataattgtaacaaaacatgtcaccataattatctctaaactggtaagcatcttcattttcatagacagtataatactgcaattctgtcaacatagaatcaagtgtcttcacatcccaatcatcagatacaatgcctggtataacgatatcattcattgataatttcagAACATACAGCATTtgtattatttcagtgggaccatatatatcaaacaatactttatcccacacaattccatccggaataggtacagcagaaatgttcacaaaggataagtctcttcgaaccatatgtgatgaaaaatgcggtttcaacaccttaTCCACCTGTTCAATCTCCGAtcgctcaggaagaaaatgaccatgtatcaccagaaaaaaggtgacaacaaaccccagccataggaaaaaagccatcacagtcatgacaagccacagatagttccaaggaaaaacaaaatatttatgcttgagccaacacatcagcttacgtggacccagggctggtgtcgAAGAGGATGAAGAGTCTGACACGgtatcatcattgttattaaagcagccggaggcagttctcgcaaaaggtgcaaccgtaaacaaaggagcagagtGTGGCTCACGCCGTGGTACGCTGTAGacaacaccttcagcaacatcagtagtcacagcaacttgatcaaaagattccaaattatttgccgttagtggaacaatcgcaaaatcatcttccaccctccccaagctcggagaggaaacagtgttggtgcaaatcacctgcagcggaacatcttccccagtagtgagaggaattcgggaactactgggcgttcctcttggtctgctgtgcagaatcggccacatgttgtaacttgacattgtcgattgatacaaagcgattttctttggccccttgcaacggcggTAAAATCACTGTTCTTGTGCCGTGTATCCCCAGTACAAGGACTGGTGCTCGCTATGAAGGGCCAAATTGTTTTTTCACTgctaccttttcacgcacaagatcccaaactctgggaatccaaccagtagacgttactggctcatccttaattcctgtggaggcagcactggcaagagagttatcttcacggaattgttgtaaatcctgcaaaacagtgacacgatcatttatgtcaaagggcgtatctgctgcctccacaccaggaccatctagatcaggaacatacatttgtgttccaaacaggcactcatatgaagtacgaccccccccagggaccttctaggcaagttattcagttctctctgtactccatagaggtgggctagccagctacgacccgtacctataactctggccgttaaggattgctttaaatcgcgatttaatcgctccacaaccgaatttccctcgggatgatatggagacgagaactggagttggacccccaatgaagccatttagaggcaaacgcagggccctagtccgaatgaaaagccgcaactgcatatgtatcgacaaagatgcacaaatctttaataacagtctgagtgtcagccgagcgctgtggccagacccacataaatctggagcacgaatctacagctactaatatatatttgtatgcactgtctggtgtcagcggaccacaaggatccaagtacacacactgtaatggtttattcgatattagaaggggcatctgctgcgggcgtctaactgtggaaactttaatttgttgacagatttta is a window encoding:
- the LOC138284278 gene encoding uncharacterized protein; translated protein: MSSYNMWPILHSRPRGTPSSSRIPLTTGEDVPLQVICTNTVSSPSLGRVEDDFAIVPLTANNLESFDQVAVTTDVAEGVVYSVPRREPHSAPLFTVAPFARTASGCFNNNDDTVSDSSSSSTPALGPRKLMCWLKHKYFVFPWNYLWLVMTVMAFFLWLGFVVTFFLVIHGHFLPERSEIEQVDKVLKPHFSSHMVRRDLSFVNISAVPIPDGIVWDKVLFDIYGPTEIIQMLYVLKLSMNDIVIPGIVSDDWDVKTLDSMLTELQYYTVYENEDAYQFRDNYGDMFCYNYYGYHFIHKASSPKSIFEYKESEYQVQIHRGVLKLILKNLHIFLGIINKMLSHIILELLRMLISRCC